In Megalops cyprinoides isolate fMegCyp1 chromosome 16, fMegCyp1.pri, whole genome shotgun sequence, the genomic window GAACTCACAGCATGACACAGGCCTCTCTGTAAAGGAACTCACAGCGTGACACAGGCCTCAGCCTCTCTGCAAAGGAGCTCACAGCGTGACACAGGCCTTGCCCTCATTGGCTAATGTAAGGGAGTCTGTGTCCCTGCCATGTGCTACACATCCTGGATGTGTTATTTACAGAAGGGAGAGTGTTGTAATGGTACGATTGATGCCACATCCTCTTTGTCACTCTCTTTTGTCtttgggggggaggtggggtctCTTCCACTGTATAGCCTCAGCAATTTGTGTTGTGTCTCACACCATCCTGGGACCTGAACCCTGAGGCCTCAAACCACAACTGTTTCATCAACAGCAAAGAAGAACAACTGTCATCATCTATCGGGGATGGCTTCCTTCCTGTGCTCCACTGATCGAGGCACTTAGAGGCCACTTTGCTGCAAATACCTTCTTCCTgtctaaataaacaaacaaattaattaatccTCATTTTAGCATGATATGATTGACAgacttaaaaatgttaattcGCTTTGTAAGAGATTTTAGCCCAGATTTTACACTGGCATGCATTCAAAACCTGATGTCCAGAAATGCTGGCCCTGACCCAAGGCCCAGACTAGCCTGATTCCCACGTTTCATTGGCCCCCTCCGGGTTCAGGTCTGGTTGCAGGGCTGTACCTCAGACTGAATCCAGGGCTGTGTCTTAAACTACTGACCACTGCAGGGGTTGGCGTGCCACTCATTCTCAGAGCTtgctctctcctgtctttctttatttcttttattttctttcttaattctttttttttttttatttccatttctttatttcccaaagaggaagaatggcaaaaaaaataatgggcCAAGGAGGGGGTGTTCTTCCAGCGCCAGTGTGGTGGTCCCTCAGGATAGGGGGTTTAGGAGGAGTAGATATTCAGTGACAGAATGAGACAGAATGTCAGGGTAGGTGTCTGGGGGGTGCACAGGTGTGTTGCCTCAGAGGTATGCGGCCGGTGCAGTGGGCAGAGTCTCGCTCAGAAGACGGCGGggtgctccgcctcctcctcgtGCCCGGGAGTGTTGTTCTTGAGGGCGGGGGCAATACGCAGGCGCTGGAGGAGCTCGTTGGTGCTGGTGGTGGAGCGTGCGGTGCTCCGGCGGCGGGCCAGCTCCCCCAGGTCCTCCGCCAGCACGCTCTCCAGCACCGCCCCCAGCGACTGCCGGATCTTGGCCAGGAAGTCAGGGCAGCTGAAGACGTAGAGCAGCGGGTTCAGCAGGCTGTTGATGAAGGCCAGGCTGACGAAGGGGGGCAGCGCCCGGGCCACGCCCTGCCGCAGGGGCCTGTGGTACTGCGCCACCGCCTCCAGCAGGCTCAGCACGTGATAGGGCGCCCAGCAAAGCACGAAGCTGACGATCACCGCCACCACCAGCCGGAAGAAGCGGAAGCTGTGGCGCCGGCCGCGGCGGGAGATGCTGATGCTCACTGCCACGTAGCTCCCCACgatcaccagcagggggagcaggaaGGCCAGCAGGAACTTGCTGACCGCCGTCACGTCCTGCCGGCTCCGGCAGATCTCCTCCTCGTCCGCCCCGGGGACGGGGAGCTGCCGGAAGTTGTAGTAGCACATGATCCGCCCGTCACGCCGCTGGATGGTGTCCCGGAACAGGTAGTAGGGCACAGTGTTGAGGAAGGCCAGCGCCCAGATGACGCCACACACACGGGTGGCCAGGCCCACGTCCCGGTGGTTCTGGGCCCAGACGGGGCACAGAGAGACCAGGGCGCGGTCCAGGCTGATGGCGGCCAGCAGGAAGCCGCTGACAAACATGTTGAGGAAGAAGACGGAGGAGTGGATCTTGCAGAAGGTGGTGCCCAGCGTCCAGGTGCCGCCCTTGGCCAGGAAGACGGTGAAGGCGGGCAGGGAAGCGGTGGCCAGCAGGTCGGACGCGGCCAGGTTGAGGATCCACACGCTGATGACCGAGCGTTGTACACGGAAGCCGATGACCCACAGGATGAGCAGGTTCTCCAGGATGCCGAAGGTGGAGACTATGCCGTGCAGCCACACCGTACCCATGCTCACCAGCCTGTCAGATGAGTTGGAGGCCCTAGAATTCATCATGTCCTCGATGAGCTCGCAGTACTTCGTCCTGTTAGCGGCCTCCATTGTCTGCACCCAGGCTGCTGCCCTGAACACCAGGAAGAAACAACGCTCAGGCCAGGTAGAACTGTCAAAAATTGCACCTATGCCCATTATACATGCTTTATTAGTTTAAAACTTATTAAAGTTAaagaaagcagaagaaaaacacatgatAGTCACCTTTGCTTTTATGGGAaaaagctgtgctgtttttgactGGTATTAGCAAACTGAATGGCCTTGTGTGAGCATGTCTAACTGAAATACAAGCTTGACCCGTCCGGCACACTTTCATACCCAAACCAAACCCGGCCCAAACCTGGCCTGATGACAGTAGTCATTACCAAATTGACTACtggtaataatgaaataaatcaaaatttgaagcatacatttattaaaattatctTATGAAAACCTCTgcttttttggtaaaaaaaaactcgGTGCACTCAGTGAATAAAGGTAcgcacaaaaaagaaaaattgcgCAGTACGCCACGTTCAGCAGCTTAACGGAAGAACACAAGGTGCAGCACGCAGTTAATAACTTCTGTACAGCTAAATAAATTCAGCTCAAAAATCCAACAGAGGAAACAGTTGTTTTTGGGAAGAACGGAAGCGAAAATGAGTTCTTCTGATTAGTTCTTCCTGTTCTGATACGTTTGGCAGTCTTTAAAACGTTAattcctgttgtgtgtgtgccattcaTCCAAAATGAGATTTTAGCCCAGATTTTACACTGGCATGCATTCAAAACCTGACATCCAGTAACGCTTGCCCCAACCCAAGGCCCAGACTAGCCTGAATCCCAGGCCCCTGTTTCATCGGCCCCCGCCGGATTCAGGTCTGGTTGCAGGGCTTTTCCTCAGACTCAATGCATTGGATGCCTGTTAAACTATTGACCACTGCAGTGCCTGGTGTGCCAGTCATTCTCAGggctttctctgtctttctttctgtcctttcAGTCCCACAGAGAAAGAATGCCAAAAAACCATCTGAAGGtttagcttttgattttttgtttccACAACAAGAAAGCAAGGAACAGAATGTTTGTTTCCGTGTAAATGTTCTGGCTGCGCTGTTCATTGTTGCCAGACAATGATTGAATTTGTAGGATAATTTCCGCTCTTTTGTGATGTACGATCAATAATTCCAAATTAGCCCAAATGAACAATCATTTCAAgtgtattgttttcattacgtatttatttatttattgtttttttcctacaCTGCTTAAACGCATGAATTAAATGATGCCCAAACAATCAGGCTTCCAAAAGCTACATTATCTCACCTGAAGAAATTTTTGCCTCATCCTGAGGGTAGCCGAGCCCATTGCGCACACTcactgcgtgtctgtgtgaacGTGATAGGGCAGAAGCGTTTCAGCAGCTCCTCTTTGGGGTTCAGTTTTACTGGAGTGGGCTGGTAAACAGTCATGGTCAAGAGTCATGTGACCAGTTGACTTTTCTAAGCATTTCGCTGGAATAAACTTCCAtcgtttttttctgagaagcaATAATTTTGAGAGCGTGGCCTTGTATGATAATAACATTCCACATCTGGCAACTCTGGCCCTCTTTCAGAGCCGGAAGGCAATGCATGAGCTCTGTGctacagacacagctgtgtggagaGCCGCTTCCGccacaacacaaaacaccatTAATTAAGCAGAAACAGGCACCTTGTAACCTAATTCCTCTTCACACACATCAGCATTATGCATTCATATGAAGATGGACTGCACAGGCAACAGAACAGAGGTTTAAagctggagacacacacacacacacacacacacacacacacacacacacacacacacacacacacgcgcgtgcacgcGCATGATGGCAAGGGTTGTCTTATAACATTTGATAAATACCAGCTGGAAGTCACAGCCCAGATTATGGCTGACAGCTTGTTTACAAACTCGTTCAGCACTTGAAGAGCAGGACCTGCGTCTGCAGTTGCAGCTAACCTCTACTTTACCAGCTAGTACACAGCCCACACTAGCCACCTTCTCCATCCAAAAAAGTGCTATGCACTCTGTCCATTTATTGTTTAgcataactagctagctaatgtggGACAAATGTCTTTAACG contains:
- the LOC118791630 gene encoding prostaglandin D2 receptor 2-like, coding for MEAANRTKYCELIEDMMNSRASNSSDRLVSMGTVWLHGIVSTFGILENLLILWVIGFRVQRSVISVWILNLAASDLLATASLPAFTVFLAKGGTWTLGTTFCKIHSSVFFLNMFVSGFLLAAISLDRALVSLCPVWAQNHRDVGLATRVCGVIWALAFLNTVPYYLFRDTIQRRDGRIMCYYNFRQLPVPGADEEEICRSRQDVTAVSKFLLAFLLPLLVIVGSYVAVSISISRRGRRHSFRFFRLVVAVIVSFVLCWAPYHVLSLLEAVAQYHRPLRQGVARALPPFVSLAFINSLLNPLLYVFSCPDFLAKIRQSLGAVLESVLAEDLGELARRRSTARSTTSTNELLQRLRIAPALKNNTPGHEEEAEHPAVF